One window of the Solanum stenotomum isolate F172 chromosome 11, ASM1918654v1, whole genome shotgun sequence genome contains the following:
- the LOC125845876 gene encoding TMV resistance protein N-like — translation MAAANSGNHQWLTLLDLSDSQKLIQISDLSGCPNLEKLFLSRCTQLVEVHQSVGALKNLMSLVVEGCEKLERLPTKLQSESLEILNFSGCRSLIKVPEVQQNVNRLSEFKKTYFRVSTSSFEHGNSLSYIDMCDCIHIEILPTSICRLKNLKFLYLIQCSKLKTLPENIGDLENIEGLDATGTAIWHTPNSFISLRKLKFLSFRKVPRTFHVHDLCSWGTCSAQLDLNFQLPSVLSFFCRLERLDLSACNLFDGSVPEDLGCLASLLELNLSRNSFTYLPKSIVLLKHLRYLDITYCENLKELPELPLSIMKLFADDRFALQSIQKLPTMYKELYMVSFANWKMQEMWYASRRESSVLQVGNCQKEDMNAMLQKILFSFLSMMQLKSGFDNEFQGGKFSILFPRSSPSDEVLWWFNYRQTHSRTISIKLKKHWFNDKFMGFAMYCGLPFQLPKLSRARHSAFSLCLGFGIKTKLVPEQASLDRPTLEDIIYLEVSNAVSSDRHDCFVFLQFDKTKVYFKGKGKEPFSVNSPNDYCRFEASLDSRISANWGIRPLYADDIEVMRLKWKSQLMKPDS, via the exons ATGGCAGCGGCTAATTCCGGCAACCACCAGTG GTTGACTCTTCTTGATTTGAGTGACTCCCAAAAATTGATCCAAATTTCAGACCTTTCTGGAtgtccaaatttggagaagCTATTCCTTAGTCGTTGTACTCAGCTGGTAGAGGTCCATCAATCTGTCGGAGCCCTCAAAAATCTTATGAGTTTAGTAGTGGAAGGTTGTGAAAAACTTGAAAGGCTTCCCACTAAGTTACAGTCTGAGTCTCttgaaattctaaatttttCTGGATGTCGGAGTTTGATAAAAGTTCCAGAAGTTCAGCAAAATGTGAATCGCTTATCAGAATTCAAGAAGACATACTTTCGTGTATCTACATCATCATTTGAACATGGCAATTCTCTAAGCTATATAGATATGTGTGACTGCATTCACATTGAAATTCTCCCTACCAGCATTTGCAGgttgaagaatttgaagttCCTTTACCTCATTCAGTGTTCTAAACTAAAAACCTTGCCGGAAAATATTGGTGATCTAGAAAACATTGAGGGGCTTGATGCAACTGGCACAGCAATCTGGCACACCCCAAATTCCTTCATAAGCTTGAGGAAACTGAAGTTCCTATCTTTTCGAAAAGTACCAAGGACTTTTCATGTGCACGATTTATGCAGTTGGGGCACATGTTCTGCCCAGCTTGATTTGAACTTTCAGCTTCCCAGTGTTTTATCTTTCTTCTGCAGACTTGAAAGACTGGATCTTAGTGCTTGCAATTTATTTGATGGCAGTGTTCCTGAAGATCTTGGATGTTTGGCCTCACTATTAGAGTTAAATCTGAGCAGAAATAGCTTCACCTATTTACCTAAAAGCATTGTGTTACTTAAGCACCTTCGATACCTTGACATAACATATTGTGAAAATCTTAAAGAGCTGCCAGAGCTTCCTCTTAGTATAATGAAATTGTTTGCTGATGATCGTTTTGCTTTGCAAAGCATTCAAAAATTACCAACCATGTACAAAGAGTTGTACATGGTCTCCTTCGCTAACTGGAAGATGCAGGAGATGTGGTATGCTTCACGCAGGGAAAGTTCTGTTTTGCAGGTGGGAAATTGTCAAAAGGAAGACATGAATGCGATGCTAcaaaaaattctcttttcttttctttcaatgATGCAGCTAAAG TCGGGTTTTGACAATGAATTCCAAGGGGGAAAGTTTTCTATTCTCTTCCCTAGAAGTTCTCCAAGTGATGAGGTTCTCTGGTGGTTTAACTATCGCCAGACACATTCAAGGACGATTTCCATCAAATTGAAGAAACACTGGTTTAATGATAAGTTCATGGGATTTGCTATGTATTGTGGGCTTCCTTTCCAATTGCCAAAACTCTCTCGTGCTCGGCATTCAGCATTCAGTTTGTGCTTGGGTTTTGGAATCAAAACCAAATTGGTGCCGGAACAGGCTTCTTTGGATCGACCCACACTTGAAGATATTATCTATTTGGAAGTGTCAAATGCAGTTTCAAGTGATCGTCATGACTGCTTTGTCTTCTTACAATTTGATAAGACAAAGGTATACTTTAAAGGAAAAGGCAAAGAACCCTTTTCGGTAAATAGTCCAAATGATTACTGTAGATTTGAGGCATCTTTAGATAGTCGAATATCAGCTAATTGGGGAATTCGTCCATTATATGCAGATGATATTGAGGTGATGAGGTTGAAATGGAAAAGCCAACTTATGAAACCGGATTCATAA